A genomic region of Fodinisporobacter ferrooxydans contains the following coding sequences:
- a CDS encoding S1C family serine protease yields the protein MGFYNHEYEREPRRPNKMKWVGMIVLSALVGSASTLAAVPFLLKSNVIAMPQASIGNNLTNTSAPVSNVTVKVNDGVVSAVNKVKAAIVGVVNYGRVTDFWTQNSKVQEQGEGSGIIFDKQGHIITNNHVVEGATSVEVLLPDGKKAKAKVIGTDRYSDLAVLQIPASLVTGVATFGNSDSLQVGEPAIAIGNPLGHEFNQTVTEGVISALSRTMPVKDEKTGQVLGQETVLQTDAAINPGNSGGALCNIEGQVIGINSAKIASAGVEGMGFAIPINEARPIIDDIMKYGHVNYPALGIGVRDVSQVPTEYLPQLPVDYGVFVIQVQSKEAKASGLQRGDVIVALDGEKITDSSTLHTVLFKHKIGDTVKLTVYRDGEKKEISVKLISLSSLNKTQPQGYFGGQGNGNVVP from the coding sequence ATGGGTTTTTATAATCACGAATACGAAAGAGAACCACGGCGCCCGAACAAAATGAAGTGGGTCGGGATGATCGTTTTGTCAGCATTGGTTGGCTCCGCATCTACATTGGCTGCGGTTCCATTTTTATTGAAGTCGAATGTCATTGCAATGCCGCAAGCATCGATTGGAAATAATTTGACAAATACATCTGCGCCTGTCAGCAATGTTACCGTAAAAGTGAATGACGGTGTTGTCAGCGCAGTGAATAAAGTAAAGGCGGCCATTGTCGGGGTTGTCAATTACGGACGTGTAACAGATTTTTGGACACAAAATTCAAAAGTTCAGGAGCAAGGTGAAGGCTCCGGAATTATTTTTGATAAACAAGGGCATATCATTACAAATAATCATGTGGTGGAAGGGGCTACAAGCGTCGAGGTTTTGCTTCCTGACGGCAAAAAGGCCAAAGCGAAAGTCATCGGAACGGACCGATACAGCGATTTGGCAGTCTTGCAAATCCCTGCTTCTCTTGTAACAGGCGTTGCCACATTCGGAAATTCCGATTCGTTACAAGTAGGGGAGCCGGCGATTGCGATTGGGAACCCCCTCGGTCATGAATTTAATCAAACGGTGACGGAAGGGGTGATTAGTGCTCTATCCCGTACCATGCCTGTGAAAGATGAGAAAACGGGTCAAGTACTTGGACAGGAGACCGTTCTGCAGACGGATGCTGCGATTAACCCCGGAAATAGCGGTGGTGCGTTATGTAATATCGAAGGACAGGTGATCGGAATCAATAGCGCCAAGATTGCGAGTGCGGGCGTGGAAGGAATGGGGTTTGCGATCCCTATTAATGAAGCGCGTCCGATCATTGATGATATCATGAAATACGGACATGTGAATTATCCGGCACTGGGAATTGGCGTGCGGGATGTTTCACAAGTACCTACAGAATATCTTCCGCAGTTGCCAGTGGATTATGGTGTATTTGTGATTCAGGTACAATCGAAGGAAGCAAAAGCGTCAGGATTGCAGCGCGGAGATGTAATTGTGGCTTTGGACGGGGAAAAGATTACAGACTCATCCACTTTGCATACCGTTTTATTTAAACATAAAATCGGCGATACCGTTAAATTGACAGTCTATCGCGACGGTGAAAAGAAAGAAATATCCGTAAAGCTGATCTCTTTAAGCAGTTTGAATAAAACACAGCCACAAGGTTATTTTGGCGGACAAGGGAATGGCAATGTTGTACCGTAA
- the codY gene encoding GTP-sensing pleiotropic transcriptional regulator CodY codes for MLLEKMERINRLVQNTVSESVNFVEVSKILSEVLQANVYVVDELGDILGYGMAEYALTAEWEQIMNVDKKFPEKFNQALLDLNRLTANLEDKSPFLVFSAEENAVFQEKCITVAPIIGGGRRIGTLVCARENRQFNEDDLVLIEYSSTIVAMEILRQKHELQQEQMKQRMMASLAVDALSFSESIAIQRIFEVIENDEGIVVASQIADRDNLTRSVFVNALRKLQSAGVIESRSLGMKGTFIKIINPYIREHIQKSS; via the coding sequence ATGCTTTTAGAAAAAATGGAACGGATTAACCGCCTTGTCCAAAACACCGTTTCCGAGTCGGTAAATTTTGTGGAAGTATCAAAAATTCTTAGTGAAGTATTGCAAGCGAACGTGTATGTTGTCGATGAACTAGGAGACATTCTTGGATATGGGATGGCCGAATACGCATTGACAGCGGAATGGGAACAAATCATGAATGTGGATAAAAAATTTCCCGAGAAATTTAATCAGGCTTTGCTCGATCTGAATCGTTTGACGGCAAATCTTGAAGACAAGTCCCCGTTTCTGGTTTTTTCCGCAGAAGAAAATGCAGTTTTCCAGGAAAAGTGTATTACAGTTGCTCCGATTATCGGTGGCGGCAGACGGATCGGAACACTCGTTTGTGCACGGGAAAACCGCCAATTCAACGAAGACGATCTCGTATTGATCGAATACAGTTCAACAATTGTCGCTATGGAGATCTTGCGTCAAAAGCATGAGTTGCAACAAGAACAAATGAAGCAGCGCATGATGGCTAGTCTTGCTGTTGATGCATTATCATTTTCGGAATCCATTGCTATTCAGCGTATTTTTGAAGTTATCGAAAACGATGAAGGAATCGTGGTGGCAAGCCAAATTGCGGACCGCGACAATTTGACTCGCTCGGTCTTTGTCAATGCTTTGCGTAAGCTGCAAAGTGCTGGCGTGATTGAAAGCCGTTCACTTGGAATGAAAGGAACGTTTATTAAAATCATTAATCCTTACATTCGTGAACACATTCAAAAAAGCAGCTAA
- a CDS encoding EscU/YscU/HrcU family type III secretion system export apparatus switch protein: MKKQKQAVALRYQSEMHEAPIVVAKGKGQIAEKILEQAKEYDIPIQEDPSLVEILGKLDLQQQIPPELYQVVAELLAFIYQADKRNESPSY, translated from the coding sequence ATGAAAAAGCAAAAACAGGCGGTTGCGCTGCGCTATCAATCGGAAATGCATGAAGCGCCGATTGTTGTGGCAAAAGGCAAAGGACAAATTGCTGAAAAAATTCTGGAACAGGCAAAAGAATACGATATACCCATTCAAGAAGACCCATCGTTAGTAGAAATTTTGGGGAAACTGGATTTGCAGCAGCAAATTCCACCTGAACTTTACCAAGTGGTAGCAGAGCTCCTGGCTTTTATCTATCAGGCAGATAAACGTAACGAGTCTCCCTCCTACTAA
- a CDS encoding MBL fold metallo-hydrolase, protein MRFSILASGSSGNCIYVSTEQSSVLLDAGVSGKQIQSALEEIAVSGSDLDAILVTHEHQDHIKGVGVVARKFALPVYATEGTWSEMDSQIGQIPLERKRIVAAEEILEFGDLKIQPFRISHDSKEPIGFCFFQGDTKLTVLTDLGFVSDRILEIIQDSNAYILEANHDTEMLRVGPYPWSLKRRILGDKGHLSNQSAGEALVELANNQLTDVYLAHLSQDNNTPELAEITVQSVLQQNRIETYRLHKTYRNRPTTLQVLGQAESLQK, encoded by the coding sequence ATTCGTTTTAGCATATTGGCAAGTGGAAGTTCCGGGAATTGTATCTATGTAAGTACAGAGCAATCGTCCGTATTACTGGATGCAGGTGTAAGCGGCAAGCAAATTCAATCCGCTCTTGAAGAAATTGCGGTAAGCGGCAGTGATTTGGACGCAATCTTGGTTACACATGAACATCAAGATCATATTAAAGGCGTTGGGGTCGTTGCACGCAAGTTTGCATTGCCCGTTTACGCAACAGAGGGTACGTGGTCGGAAATGGACTCCCAAATTGGGCAAATTCCGTTGGAGAGAAAGCGGATTGTAGCGGCAGAGGAAATTCTTGAATTTGGCGATTTGAAAATTCAGCCCTTTCGTATTTCACACGATAGCAAGGAGCCGATTGGATTTTGCTTCTTTCAGGGAGATACAAAATTGACCGTATTGACAGATTTGGGATTTGTTTCGGATCGAATTCTTGAGATTATACAAGATTCCAATGCGTATATTCTTGAGGCGAATCATGATACGGAGATGTTGAGAGTAGGCCCTTACCCTTGGAGCCTCAAACGGCGAATTCTGGGGGATAAAGGGCATTTATCCAATCAATCGGCTGGGGAGGCATTAGTCGAGCTTGCAAATAATCAGTTGACAGATGTATATTTGGCGCACTTGAGCCAGGACAACAACACACCGGAGTTGGCGGAAATAACCGTACAGTCGGTTTTGCAGCAAAATCGGATCGAAACATATCGATTACATAAAACGTATCGCAACCGGCCGACAACTTTGCAAGTGCTAGGGCAAGCAGAGAGTCTGCAGAAGTAA
- the yycI gene encoding two-component system regulatory protein YycI codes for MDWSKAKNYLIITFLFLDLLLGYQWWTIRHQASVYVDSFADEVASVKDLLATEHIRVKADIPKDTPTLSFLRARYKTLNMEKIAQTVLGHAKPTEVDQATQHVIQYQGDHGEMLVLAPGSYRASWHTGDQIVVGNIEKANVLAKISPALTDQLWDGNQFKKDYATVDNQGTGTAYYSMQYQGYPIFPAMLAIELDHGKITGYQETLLDVTEEEGMKKRQVLSAVSALRSLATSFTSSSKNSLSSIEIRNIRLGYYGKPYNEDDWYLTPMWRFVTNTTTFYVNAITGEVESTR; via the coding sequence ATGGATTGGAGTAAGGCAAAAAATTATTTGATCATTACCTTTTTATTCCTTGATCTCTTGCTAGGCTACCAATGGTGGACGATTCGCCATCAGGCATCCGTCTATGTGGATTCCTTTGCGGATGAGGTGGCTTCTGTCAAGGATTTATTGGCGACAGAGCATATTCGTGTAAAAGCGGATATTCCGAAAGATACGCCAACATTGTCGTTTTTGCGTGCCAGATATAAAACTTTAAATATGGAAAAAATCGCACAAACGGTTTTGGGACATGCAAAACCGACCGAGGTAGATCAAGCAACACAACATGTGATACAGTATCAAGGTGACCATGGGGAAATGCTCGTTTTGGCGCCCGGTTCCTATAGAGCAAGTTGGCATACAGGAGATCAGATCGTTGTCGGCAATATTGAAAAAGCCAATGTTTTGGCGAAAATTAGCCCGGCATTGACAGATCAACTATGGGATGGCAACCAATTTAAGAAAGATTATGCAACGGTCGATAATCAGGGGACAGGAACCGCATATTATAGCATGCAATATCAGGGATATCCGATCTTTCCGGCGATGTTGGCGATTGAACTTGATCACGGGAAAATTACCGGCTACCAGGAAACGTTGCTGGATGTCACGGAAGAAGAAGGAATGAAGAAAAGGCAAGTGTTGTCTGCCGTAAGCGCATTGCGATCGTTGGCGACTTCATTCACGAGCTCTTCAAAAAATAGCCTGTCATCGATAGAGATACGAAATATTCGTTTAGGATATTATGGAAAACCCTACAATGAAGATGATTGGTATCTGACTCCGATGTGGAGGTTCGTTACGAATACGACTACATTTTATGTCAATGCCATTACGGGAGAAGTAGAATCGACGCGGTAG
- a CDS encoding YycH family regulatory protein, with amino-acid sequence MWERLKSWLLAALVMMSLVLTFTIWTSIPTNGPIDQPTILTTVSYGRDKTVNQLVFPDQIIAHFGANKHAVLRPQSDGYASILRELQKSSIYDIKPIQFTNEEWKRAVNGHSIEMQFSWDVPFDIVSHLFPGIKIVETKPTCRRIFITADSNFQNMRIIFMNIHNVGTSSYIAHVNMAGESFATLLHQLQSKEPNYVLYGFTMEQSYYLPERQLQLPIYTYRLESFNVDQLTNSFFVDPSLTKKINERDGSFIKTDGSRGVSFSPQLARVQFTDPVTNWKNEAVLPEKQIGQAITFANDHGGIPDYSQISMENPNYSVGPDSTYTIQEYIDGIPVEGALGSIQVRLQGNEVTEFQRSDLYLGMQMKKSFQNALSASELLDRLTKGQSISENSITQIMLVFLPIRNDKKQMQLEPVYKITQSSGGIHYVDALSGTLLDQEAKHGLE; translated from the coding sequence ATGTGGGAACGATTGAAATCATGGTTGTTAGCGGCACTTGTTATGATGAGTCTCGTTTTAACGTTTACGATTTGGACAAGCATACCGACAAATGGACCCATCGACCAACCGACTATTTTAACAACTGTCTCCTATGGCAGAGATAAAACAGTCAATCAATTGGTATTCCCTGACCAGATTATCGCTCATTTCGGTGCAAATAAACATGCTGTCTTGCGCCCGCAATCCGATGGATATGCTTCCATCTTGAGAGAACTGCAAAAATCCTCCATCTACGATATAAAGCCGATTCAATTTACAAACGAGGAATGGAAACGTGCAGTCAACGGCCACAGTATCGAGATGCAATTCTCATGGGATGTTCCCTTTGATATTGTGAGCCATTTATTTCCCGGCATCAAGATCGTGGAGACGAAACCAACCTGCAGAAGAATTTTTATCACTGCTGACAGCAATTTTCAAAACATGCGCATCATCTTTATGAACATTCATAATGTTGGAACATCCTCGTATATTGCACATGTAAACATGGCAGGAGAGTCATTTGCAACTTTGCTCCATCAACTGCAAAGCAAAGAACCCAATTACGTTCTGTATGGGTTTACGATGGAGCAATCGTACTACCTTCCTGAAAGACAATTGCAGTTGCCGATTTATACGTATCGATTGGAATCCTTTAATGTCGATCAACTGACCAATTCTTTTTTTGTAGATCCTTCGTTGACAAAAAAGATTAACGAACGGGATGGGTCGTTTATTAAAACAGATGGCAGTCGGGGTGTAAGTTTTAGTCCTCAATTGGCGCGTGTTCAATTTACAGATCCGGTCACCAACTGGAAGAATGAAGCGGTATTGCCTGAAAAACAAATTGGACAAGCAATCACATTTGCCAATGATCATGGGGGAATTCCGGATTATTCGCAGATTTCCATGGAAAATCCCAATTATTCTGTAGGTCCGGATAGCACGTATACGATTCAGGAATATATTGATGGAATCCCTGTGGAAGGCGCTTTAGGATCGATTCAAGTACGTCTTCAAGGCAATGAGGTAACGGAATTTCAACGATCGGATTTATATCTCGGGATGCAGATGAAAAAATCGTTTCAAAACGCATTGTCTGCATCGGAATTGCTGGATCGGTTGACGAAGGGACAATCGATTTCCGAAAATTCGATTACGCAAATCATGTTGGTGTTTCTTCCAATCCGCAACGATAAAAAGCAAATGCAATTAGAACCTGTTTACAAGATTACGCAAAGTTCCGGCGGAATACATTATGTAGATGCGCTTTCCGGGACTTTGCTCGATCAGGAGGCCAAGCATGGATTGGAGTAA
- a CDS encoding ATP-binding protein, translating into MFKKVQWKLVMTYLLLILFAMQLIGFYFMREINTYFIGQLSSNLTTQARLLADYLKHSFSDQGNSASPEANLDMDNFAYTFAQLTGGQIYILNKNGVIVSTSASKTLIGQKRIQTQVTHALSSGVNDTPQLVDMGEGRRFMVLAVPIQDSDQVVGAVDLEVPMKGIYQTIYRIYWIFFSGTFLALGLTAFLGFVIARTITVPVVEITKKAKEMAKGDFSQKVLIHSDDEIGQLGEAFNYLTDRLKAALEEIEGEKDKITAILLHMSDGVIAANQSGEIMITNPAAESMLGKKKGELIGKPLIDCIDLSDLATSAAGSIMSGDSPSNVILKGPNGRTLHAYLTFFRDKGSIHTGQILVLRDVTEFETQEQMRREFVANVSHEIRTPLTTISSYLEALMDGVLYDPSISLKFIQVIENETKRMVRLVNDLLQLSRLDAGIITWNFQTIHLRDVLQSVYERFHLECIRQQIQLDFSEPDDDLIVYTDRDKLDQVLDNILSNSLKYTHAGGKIRLEVEGTEDQRIVFRVADTGIGIPKEDLPKIFDRFYRVDKARSRKMGGTGLGLSISRQMVEAHGGTIHIDSELGKGTVVTFTLPQKGGR; encoded by the coding sequence TTGTTTAAAAAGGTACAGTGGAAACTGGTCATGACTTACCTTTTATTAATTTTGTTTGCCATGCAGCTGATCGGTTTCTATTTTATGCGGGAGATCAACACATACTTTATCGGTCAATTATCGTCAAATTTGACAACACAAGCACGACTGCTCGCCGATTATCTCAAACATTCATTTTCCGATCAGGGGAACTCCGCATCTCCGGAAGCGAATCTGGATATGGATAATTTCGCTTATACATTTGCACAGCTTACGGGCGGGCAGATTTATATTCTAAATAAGAATGGCGTGATTGTAAGCACTTCAGCCAGTAAGACGCTAATAGGACAGAAACGGATTCAAACACAAGTGACACATGCATTATCTTCGGGAGTCAATGATACACCGCAGCTTGTCGATATGGGAGAAGGCAGAAGGTTTATGGTGTTGGCAGTGCCGATTCAAGATAGCGATCAAGTGGTAGGTGCTGTGGATCTGGAAGTTCCGATGAAAGGAATTTATCAAACGATTTACAGAATCTATTGGATTTTCTTTTCCGGTACGTTTTTGGCACTTGGTTTGACAGCCTTTCTGGGTTTTGTAATCGCACGTACGATTACGGTTCCTGTTGTAGAAATTACCAAGAAAGCGAAGGAAATGGCAAAGGGAGATTTTAGCCAGAAAGTATTGATTCATAGCGACGATGAGATCGGTCAATTAGGAGAAGCGTTTAATTATTTGACAGATCGTTTAAAAGCGGCTTTGGAAGAAATTGAAGGGGAAAAGGATAAAATTACAGCCATTCTTCTGCATATGAGCGATGGTGTGATCGCGGCGAATCAAAGCGGTGAAATTATGATTACAAATCCTGCGGCAGAATCGATGCTTGGCAAAAAGAAAGGGGAGCTAATCGGCAAACCGCTGATTGACTGCATCGATCTGTCTGACCTTGCAACATCTGCAGCAGGCTCGATTATGAGTGGGGATTCTCCCTCCAATGTCATATTAAAGGGTCCCAACGGAAGAACTCTGCATGCCTATCTGACCTTTTTTCGCGATAAAGGTTCCATTCATACAGGACAGATTTTGGTATTGCGTGATGTCACCGAATTTGAAACACAAGAACAAATGCGCAGAGAGTTTGTCGCAAACGTTTCCCATGAAATTCGAACGCCGCTTACTACCATTTCCAGCTATTTGGAAGCCTTAATGGATGGTGTTTTATACGATCCATCCATCAGCTTGAAGTTTATTCAGGTAATCGAAAATGAAACAAAGCGCATGGTGCGTTTGGTCAATGATTTATTGCAGCTTTCACGCCTCGATGCGGGGATCATAACATGGAATTTTCAAACGATTCATTTGCGTGATGTGTTGCAAAGTGTGTATGAACGTTTTCACTTGGAATGTATTCGGCAGCAGATCCAATTGGATTTTTCGGAACCGGATGATGATTTAATCGTGTATACGGATCGGGATAAACTGGATCAAGTGCTCGATAACATCTTGTCAAACTCATTAAAATATACGCATGCAGGCGGAAAAATCCGGCTGGAGGTGGAAGGAACGGAGGATCAGCGAATTGTATTTCGCGTGGCGGATACAGGGATTGGGATTCCGAAAGAAGATCTTCCGAAAATTTTCGATCGATTTTACCGGGTGGATAAAGCTCGTTCTCGAAAAATGGGTGGAACAGGACTTGGGTTGTCCATTTCAAGACAAATGGTTGAGGCGCACGGCGGTACGATTCATATTGATAGCGAGTTAGGGAAAGGTACGGTTGTTACGTTTACGTTACCGCAAAAAGGTGGTCGATGA
- the yycF gene encoding response regulator YycF has product MKQKILVIEDEMPIAEILNFTLSKEGYDVNVAYDGEEAIEIAQKVHPDLILLDVMLPKKDGFQVCREIRTFSDKPIIMLTARDTEVDKVLGLELGADDYVTKPFSSRELLARIKANLRRLQGDLPLEKRPRWIIDDLEIDTETYEVRRSGAIVDLTHREFQLLEYMARHRGIVLTREHLLQEVWGFDYLGDVRTVDVTIRRLREKIEDDPSNPVFILTRRGVGYSLKR; this is encoded by the coding sequence GTGAAACAGAAAATTCTTGTCATAGAAGATGAAATGCCGATTGCTGAAATTTTAAACTTTACATTGTCAAAAGAAGGGTATGACGTAAACGTTGCCTATGATGGAGAGGAAGCGATTGAAATCGCCCAAAAAGTACACCCCGATCTGATCTTGCTTGATGTGATGCTGCCCAAAAAAGACGGGTTTCAGGTATGTCGGGAAATTCGCACGTTTTCCGATAAGCCGATTATCATGCTGACGGCACGCGACACGGAAGTAGATAAAGTGCTTGGTCTCGAATTGGGTGCTGACGATTATGTGACAAAACCCTTTAGCTCCCGGGAACTGCTTGCAAGAATCAAGGCCAATTTGCGTCGTTTACAAGGAGATCTTCCGTTGGAAAAGCGGCCCCGGTGGATCATAGATGATTTGGAAATCGATACAGAGACATATGAAGTGAGACGCAGCGGTGCAATCGTAGACCTGACGCATCGTGAGTTCCAACTCCTGGAATATATGGCGCGTCATCGCGGGATCGTGTTGACACGAGAGCATTTGCTGCAAGAAGTATGGGGCTTTGATTATTTGGGCGATGTGCGAACGGTAGATGTGACGATTCGCAGACTGCGGGAAAAAATTGAGGACGATCCCAGCAACCCGGTATTTATCCTGACGCGGCGGGGAGTAGGTTACTCGCTGAAGCGGTAA
- a CDS encoding peptidase MA family metallohydrolase, with protein sequence MFLIKHVTQQKQTQSISRRGKVLLISCMISLLLIGSFYFLHNKNIESYVYPIARAALKIHVEHEFSQDQMYQTAHLTIYYQTPDKTLVPVMGKLAEQDISKIDQLLSFQLQGRVPVIVYPTRNAMQKSFGWSENQSAVGVYWGDTIGLLSPRLWLKGDELDMATDQTSTVWLHDFSKTYRKNSAFAHEYTHYVLDQQLSDNFPRWFTEGMAQYVEYKVQGYEWIEPDNSLQQKLYSLRELTDQFDDLPNQSLAYRESFMFIRFLIEEKGWGKYLKLRDALALHHLFSNAVQNAYGMSLNELESQWHRYIKKEHVM encoded by the coding sequence ATGTTTCTTATAAAGCATGTGACGCAACAGAAACAGACACAGTCGATCAGCCGGCGCGGCAAAGTCTTGTTGATCAGTTGTATGATAAGTCTCTTGTTGATCGGATCTTTCTACTTCCTTCATAATAAAAATATTGAATCTTATGTGTATCCAATCGCTAGAGCGGCACTAAAAATTCATGTGGAGCATGAATTTTCTCAAGATCAAATGTACCAAACTGCACATCTGACGATATATTACCAAACACCTGATAAAACATTGGTTCCCGTCATGGGAAAATTGGCAGAACAGGATATTAGCAAGATCGATCAATTGTTATCATTCCAATTACAGGGAAGAGTTCCTGTCATAGTCTATCCGACACGCAATGCGATGCAAAAAAGTTTTGGGTGGAGTGAAAATCAATCGGCTGTCGGCGTGTATTGGGGCGATACCATTGGATTATTAAGCCCGCGCTTATGGTTAAAAGGTGATGAATTGGATATGGCAACAGATCAGACATCAACTGTCTGGCTTCATGATTTCTCCAAAACATATCGGAAAAATTCTGCTTTTGCACATGAATATACGCATTACGTATTGGATCAACAATTGAGTGATAATTTTCCTCGCTGGTTCACGGAAGGGATGGCACAATATGTTGAATACAAAGTGCAAGGATATGAGTGGATAGAACCGGACAATTCCCTTCAACAGAAACTTTATTCATTACGTGAATTGACAGATCAGTTCGATGATCTTCCCAATCAGTCTTTAGCGTATCGGGAGTCGTTCATGTTTATTCGATTTTTAATTGAGGAAAAGGGTTGGGGCAAGTATTTAAAATTGCGCGATGCGCTTGCATTGCACCATCTGTTTTCCAATGCCGTTCAAAATGCGTATGGCATGTCGCTGAATGAATTGGAGAGTCAATGGCACAGATATATAAAAAAGGAGCATGTAATGTGA